One window of Athalia rosae chromosome 2, iyAthRosa1.1, whole genome shotgun sequence genomic DNA carries:
- the LOC125499830 gene encoding homeobox protein slou has translation MPLASEHRDCTAESNSSELKKLVDATAARIISDKNFTTEDSNVDEEERNADNNCSGSISGSSLYDPSEISREPMKTEKRSIHRPHPSGSLILTGTPCSSFIHRDRVSPNSSNSSSLSRNQHNPVVLHVHANNNHFIYGTSSSSSSVGRSPVGIAVDVQPTDVQNVRRELIESNGGSADQLIADQDVQGKIVRRGDDADETSRVNVEMDEEDGDEGDGEEHDEDDEEVEVDVCHSPADLGSPSPVDLTHSSREPEFHPSVGLACSPVLTFGSRLTATPSTDSSIHLHALSACLQQHQGNNSNGGTGASRYLGYCTATGTSSTATTPTPPATTTTSNCTTNSGQQHKRGLAFSVENILDPNKFTGGRLHLHSIGHNRNRRGSSIHEDGDSRGEYACGSGQEDEGVGDAEELDDEEDEDVEMQEHGDVGGSGNPGGCKKKSSSSSSSSQNQGGSAGGKPRRARTAFTYEQLVALENKFKTTRYLSVCERLNLALSLTLTETQVKIWFQNRRTKWKKQNPGLDVNSPTVPTTPPHPHPHSSPYAPTLFFPAHTHPHHPPPPGYYHHPTPYATTGPTFFGHHLTSPTPNTLSHSHSHTHPHA, from the exons ATGCCTCTTGCGTCGGAGCATCGGGACTGCACTGCCGAGTCAAATTCATCGGAATTGAAGAAACTAGTCGATGCGACAGCGGCGAGGATAATATCcgacaaaaatttcaccaccgAAGACTCGAACGTCGACGAAGAGGAGCGCAACGCGGACAACAATTGCTCCGGATCGATTTCCGGTTCATCCTTGTACGATCCATCCGAGATCAGCAGAGAACCGATGAAGACTGAAAAGCGATCGATTCACAGACCGCATCCGTCGGGATCCCTGATTCTCACCGGAACACCTTGCAGCAGTTTCATTCACAGGGACAGAGTGTCCCCAAACTCTTCGAATTCCTCGTCCCTCAGCAGAAATCAACACAATCCCGTCGTCCTGCACGTACACGCGAACAACAACCATTTCATTTACGGCAcgtcctcgtcatcgtcgtccgTCGGTCGATCTCCCGTAGGTATAGCCGTTGACGTGCAACCGACGGACGTCCAAAATGTCAGGAGAGAATTAATCGAAAGCAACGGCGGATCAGCGGATCAGCTGATCGCTGACCAGGATGTCCAGGGGAAAATAGTTCGCCGCGGCGACGACGCGGACGAAACGAGCAGGGTCAACGTCGAGATGGACGAAGAAGATGGCGATGAAGGGGATGGAGAGGAgcacgacgaagacgacgaggaGGTCGAGGTTGACGTTTGTCACTCACCTGCGGACCTCGGCAGTCCGAGTCCCGTTGATTTGACGCACTCTTCGAGGGAACCGGAATTCCATCCCTCTGTCGGACTGGCCTGCAGCCCCGTATTGACCTTCGGGAGCAGGTTGACGGCGACACCTTCGACCGATTCTTCGATTCACCTGCACGCGTTGTCCGCCTGCCTCCAACAGCATCAGGGTAACAATTCGAACGGAGGAACCGGAGCTTCCAGATACCTCGGCTACTGTACCGCCACGGGTACATCCTCTACCGCGACTACGCCCACACCGCcggcgacgacgaccaccTCCAACTGTACGACGAATTCCGGACAACAGCACAAAAGGGGGCTAGCATTTtccgttgaaaatatattggaCCCCAATAAATTTACCGGTGGACGATTACACCTGCACAGCATCGGACACAACAGGAACAGGCGCGGGAGCAGCATACACGAAG acGGCGATTCGAGGGGAGAGTACGCTTGCGGCAGCGGTCAGGAGGACGAGGGTGTCGGAGATGCGGAGGAActggacgacgaggaggacgaggacgtCGAGATGCAGGAGCACGGGGACGTCGGCGGATCGGGTAACCCCGGCGGATGTAAGAAGaagtcgtcttcgtcgtcgtcgtcctcccaGAATCAGGGTGGTTCGGCTGGCGGTAAACCGCGACGCGCCAGAACCGCGTTCACCTACGAACAGCTGGTGGCGTTGGAGAACAAGTTCAAAACGACGAGATACCTCTCGGTGTGCGAACGTTTGAATCTCGCGTTATCCCTGACGCTCACGGAGACTCAGGTGAAAATATGGTTCCAAAATCGACGCACCAAATGGAAGAAACAGAATCCGGGACTCGACGTCAACAGTCCCACCGTACCCACCACACCTCCCCATCCGCACCCCCACAGTTCACCTTACGCGCCAACGTTATTCTTCCCGGCCCACACGCATCCTCACCACCCACCTCCGCCCGGTTATTATCACCACCCGACGCCCTACGCGACTACAGGACCCACCTTCTTCGGACATCATCTGACTTCGCCGACGCCCAATACACTCTCCCACTCACATTCCCACACGCATCCGCACGCGTAG